Within the Ananas comosus cultivar F153 linkage group 25, ASM154086v1, whole genome shotgun sequence genome, the region caaaaacaggaagaaaaaaaaaaaaaagtgaaaaaaaaaaaaggaaaaaaaaaaaaaaaagaacgaccatactcttctcctctctctttttttttttttcttttttttttttttggccttcaCGTTCTGTTTACCTCGGGTCACTCGCTTCCTCGAGATTCGTGCGACGCAGCGGagcggaggagagagaggcctctctctctctctctctactctcgaGTCCCCGAAGAATGGGAACAGCGAATGGGTTTCGGCCACGCGTACCTTACATTTGGAGCCACTGCGCGAGCTGGGTGGGGTTGAGGACGCCGGGGACGTGGGCCCCATCCGTGAGAAGCAGGTGCGCCACGTCGGCGTACGACCGCGGCGCCTTGGCGGAGCCCCGCTCCCCGCTCGGCTCGGCTCGGGATCGGGCCCTGGGGTTGGGGTCCCAGGCCTTGCCGAGGATGGTCCCGCGCGTGAGGAACTCGTGCGCCAGGTAACCGGCTAGGAGCCGGTTCCCGGTCTTATCCGGCTCAGCTTTGAGCTGCGGCGGCGCCGGAATCTGCTCGGCTACCGGCGGCGCGCCGGTCCCCGAGCCGAGGTCGCGCTCCTTGCGCTTCTTGCTCGACGACGACGGCGCCACCACCACCCCGAGCACGTGATTCAGCATCGTGCGCCACGTCAGCaggagagagaaacaaaattacaaaaaaaaaaaaaaaaaaaaagttggtgaaaGGGGGGAGCTGGGGCGCGTAGGGAATGACTCCAAAAAGATAGGGTCAAAGAAGTAAacgaattttttatttttttaaaaaaagaaaaaaaaaaagaaattaagtggCGGAGGGAGGGGGAAGGTGATCTGGATCGGGATCGGGATCGGGATCgggatcgagatcgagatcgagatcgggAACGGAGGAGATGACCGGAATGGGTGTACGGACGAGATCTGCGGCGGGACTCCGGCGAGGTGAGGGGTAATTTGGGAAGAGGATTAGTGAGAGAGAaaagttttagagagagagagagagagagagagagagagagagagaaggggtagGGGGGAAGAGAAATGAAtggggaggagagggagaaagaggaaTTTGGTGGGGAGAGGGGCTCCGCATAGGAGTGGACCTTATTTATAGATGGGTGGGTAATACAAATGGCCCTGGGGATGGACGGTAATTTCCGAAATGCCATTCGTGGAATGACCGAAATGACCTTGCTTCTCTTGACGCCGTGGTGGTAGATATTATTATTCTTGAACAGAGAAACGTTACTTCCTAAAATTGCcatttattaaagtttaataaaaagtaaagtaaaatttattatttgtgttCACAAATTTCAAACTacttttttgcataaaaaatgattatcataaatcaaaattctaaattttaatatatatatatatatatatatatatatatNaaaaaaaagaaattaagtggcggaggaggggggAAGGTGATCTGGATCGGGATCGGGATCGGGATCGAGATCGGGAACGGAGGAGATGACCGGAATGGGTGTACGGACGAGATCTGCGGCGGGGCTCCGGCGAGGTGAGGGGTAATTTGGGAAgaggattagagagagagaaaagttttagagagagaaaagtttgagagagagagagagagagagagagagaaggggtagGGGGGAAGAGAAATGAATGTagaggagagggagaaagagggaTTTGGTGGGGAGAGGGGCTCCGCATAGGAGTGGACCTTATTTATAGATTGGTGGGTAATACAAATGGCCCTGGGGATGGACGGTAATTTCCGAAATGCCATTCGCGGAATGACCGAAATGACCTTGCTTCTCTTGACGCGGTGGTGGTAGATATTATTATTCTTGAACGGAGAAACGTTACTTCCTAAAATTGCcatttattaaagtttaataaaaagtaaagtaaaatttattatttgtgttCACAAGTTTCAAACTACTTTGTCGCATGAAAAATGattatcataaattaaaattctaaattttaatttatatatatatatatatatatatattttatcatatgtaagtttttttaaaaataatttgtgtgTCTACTTGTATAACTGACCGTAGCCATCGTGAATTAACGTAATCGACCAGTTCTATCTCGGACttggtttggatttgaatttgggttcaAACCACAAATCCATAATCAGCCTACCACTAGTTAGGTTGGTTCAACATTGTACGGCTCTTAAACTTTGAAATACACTGAAGGGCCATGGGAAGGGGTTGGACGGCCACTGTTGTGCCACGTGGCCCACAGTTACGGAGATATTAATGAGGAGAGATCACAATTCCGCAGGAATTAACATTTGTGGAAACATGAGCTATAGGGTGATGTTACATGTTACATGTTACTTTgcttaaaagataaaaagacTAGGctgagattattattattattattattattattaatttttaagcACTTAGCACAAAAATAGAGTGGATTAAAGCATGGCATAATATTCCCACAATTCCATGTGACTTAGcgattaaaatagaaaaattctgGTAGAACAAGAAGGTCGGTGTGATCACTTTCTCATCTACAGaacaaattattatatatatacaaaaaaacatgcgaaaaataatattatcatCATCCTAAATTCTCAGCCCTAATAATAGTATCATAGATTAATATGAAAACCCATTATACATGTGTATGTTAGTCGACCAAATTATTTGAATAATCCAATAGATTGTAAGGAGTACTTGGTCAAGTCAATTTgtaaatacaaaaaagaaaaaaataaatgaaagtttaatatttaaatgATCGAGAAATAAATTTAGGAGGTTGCCTGCAAAAACTTGTATTATGGAAAATATAAAGCCATGCATCAAACGAGAAACGAagaaactcaaatttaattCACTTAATTTGTAGCCTCCACCATTTATTtaggtaaaaagaaaaaagaggacaTAATAAGATCTAAGCTTATTAATCAAACTCATAACGAAAACAGCTCGAGCATATTAGAACATGCTTCCTTTTATGGCGAAAACTAATTGAGGGGGCAGCAGCAATTGAGATATTCTCCTCCGCTATATTCGCAGTGGCCGTCTGTCGGAATCCCTAGCTTCTCGCAATAACGCCTGCAGTAATCATCGGTGCACTTGGGTAAGGGCTCGCAGTGCGCATGCGCCTGCACTCGCGCTGTCTCTGTatataaacaaaaacaaaatcaaaggATAGAGTACGTAGCAGTAAATgtgtttttagtttttgtttttatatatatatacttgtgtTGAACTTTAGTATCACACGGCTAAACAAaatctgatatatatatatatgaacatttGTTATAAAAACTGTTTTAATCCATTAATTGAAGTAAATAGAAAAgtcattttttgctttttttcaaAATGGACGTACGTAGTATTCTTCGAAACGTTAcatcttttttttctacatacttattttgtacaaaaaatatagaacaaTTTAAAGTACTGTACCAGTGAGTGTTTGAAAAACGAAAATACGTTTAAATAAGAAGTACAAAAATCAAGTTGCAATATGAGAatagtaagagagagagagagacctgctTGGAAAAATGAAGCGAGAAGGGCGAggacaaaaagagagagaaaaatgggcTTGAAGGTTCTCAACAGGGCCATTGTAGTTGCATGATTTTACAGTGTATTGTATCAGTGAATTTATAGGCACATAGAGAGGAAAAAGATCACagcaaatattaaataattaattactatcCTTTTTTAttcggtttttttttaaaaaaaatttgaatatgtggAATTTATTGTCACGTCCCAAATGACAACGAAAGTCTGGATTATGTTAATAGATCTACTGcatgcataaaaatatattttatacatacgaagcgtcaaagatGACAGCGGAAATTCGAATTATACCCGCCGCATGCACAAAGATACTTTTTATATATACGAAGCGTCAATAAAACCCGtccaacaaaaattaattaaaatctaacaaCAATATGTATCAGAGTGAAATAAAAGCTATATATTCTAGCAACattgtaaatatataataatcgCCGCACCAGTCttcaaaatagtataatatctCTAACCACGTACTTCCATCTAAAAATACCGTACAGCTAGCTATATATAGGAATAAGTGGTCCAGCTACACACACAAAGAGGGTAAAAGATGCTAACTTTTTGCGATTTTCGTATCTCAATCAGTCGCCGGTACTGAAgactctaaaataaaatattaataaagaggGTATGAGAATTATAATCAATAATCTCCAGTGAATACGATCGACAACGCTGACAGTCTATGCCGCTAGGTCCATAAAAGacagaaataataaataactgaGCAATAGAAATAAATAGGTACTGATATAAATAATTGCTGAAAGGAACTATTAATTACTATCATGCCTCTACAATATAACTAAACCTGTGAATCATGTATTTCATACATAAATTAAATACTGAATAAAATAGCACAATAATGTCTAATCATAATGATCGACTCAACAGTCAAGTCTAGTCTATCTCGCGCCGTGTCCAACACCCACCTATAGTGATCCACTATATATCATGCAACCTCCAGAGTGGCATTTGCGGGGCGCTACCCCAATCGAAAATAGTATCATTGTCAAGTTGAAAATAGTATGCAGACTATAATAATCTCACATTATAACAATACTGCCATAGTGTCCCATATACAATTATAATCTCACATTAACTatcacttttaaaaatattcatgtCTCAATATACTCTACGGATAGATgttaaaatactattattatctcAGCTATGTCAATAAGTCATTTGATAggctaaataatataatatggatATAAAAGTTAGTCTGCCAATTTTGACAATACGGAATCCATCTATATCACAAATTCGAGAAACAAAACAGTTATCAGGATATATAGTGTGGTGATGCGTGATCCAGTATTGCTCTTCTAGTTTGAACAACAGCCACAACACCATAGAGTAACTCAAAACATCCATCGTCAAAATCGCATGAAATCAATTCCTAAAACGTATAGTAATCAATTTTTATCTCttaatttctacaaaatttgtcaaatgaatctaaatttaaaaaataatattataatacttaTCCGACTTCGAAACACCAAAAAATACATGATGCTCACGCACACTCGACTCGCTACTTGAAACcaagctcctctctctctctctctctctctctaacaaaggAGTAGGAATATGGACAGAGGCCTACGCGGACTCCGTGCcttaaaaatagcaaaaatgcAAAAGGCTCCTAAAAAAtcacatattttaattttaattcctTCAAATTAATTCTTAAGTTTTTGAGTCCGTTTTAATGTTTATTTCGCATCAAAACGTTTCTAGCTCAATCAaacactttaaaaaataataattaaaaaaatattcgtACTGCAAccttatttatttactaagatTAAATATATCTCATTTATTACCAAAGTAAttgtttattaaaataattcttttcataattttttgcaaCTGTATCTttcaaaagatattttaaaagagAAGCATTTGTTATATGCTAAATTTATTGGAATttattataagtaaaaaaattgaagagaagTGTATCATAAAATGGATTGCTGCGATCTGGTACGAGAaataaagaggaaaagaaattaaaaaaaacattattgCCATATACAGTATTaatgtactatttttttttttttaagaaattatggAGACAGAGACACTAATAAATTATTGCAAAAAATGAAGGCGCAAAGGAAGGTAATATAtctcaaaattcaatttatatcATAATGTTTTATGCACCAATTGTGAGCATGAATTGACCCTGCACAAAGTAGTATtaaattgattaattattttttgatttaaactGCCGTTGTTTCAATTTATTCATCAACCATAATGGAGATTTGTGTAGTTCTTAACCGAAATTagacaaaaagaaaattctcaATTAATTACTCCCGCAATAATAAATCCATGTATTAATGTCGAAATCACATTAATTTTACGGATAAGCCCTCTTGTCACGACCCTCTCCTGTAAAACACAAGTGGTCAACAATATCATAAAAATTAATCCCTTCACTAAAATTCTTGACATTTCACATTAGAAGAGGAATCGAGTTGGAGATCGAATGATCGTGTAATTATGCCATTGCTTTACAAATTGAACAATCATGTGCGAGAGAGGTGTATTGATCTTCTTCAAATGGCAATTTAGAATCTGGTGAGTTACACCATTGCTTGCTAAACTAGCCCCGAAATTTCGTCTAATTAAGCTCAGAGAATATCAAATTACTTCAAAAGAAGTGGAATGTGTGTGCAGTCACTATACCATCTcgatattattaattagtttttatatattcaaGTAAGATcctttagtttgaatttaaatagaataataagttttaaattttatatctttggGGTGGTGGCGCAGTTGGTTAGCGCGTAGGTCTCATAGCAAAGCGAGTCATCCTGAGGTCGAGAGTTCGAGCCTCTCTcaccccaattttttttttaaatttttaaactttttaaaaaaatcgttGTTTTAGACAATAATTTAGTTAAATTCTGTTTGAAAATATAGAaccaatgttttttttttttttttttttgagagagatagatagaatgttacccgcttcgtttatttcttttaaaaataaatttagttggaaatgtaaatcaactaggattcgaacttgagtctcggataccaactaccaaaccctttgtcacttgctatTAGAACCAatcttaggtctcgggtaccaaccatcaaaccctttgtcacttgctcttaAAACCAATGTTATATATCATTGTATTTGGGCTCAATTTCGCAGGTGAGAGGGTAGGATAACTAttttggaaattaaaaaaaaccaaaagataGCGTGAATAAATACacttatttaatttagtttcatattttttgcaCTATAGTCTTTTAACTAAAAAGTGCAAGTATCAATGTGCAAATCGCCATAGTACAGGGACCATGCATAGATTTTGCCCTATGAGGCTATGATATGGTGCACCTTTTACAGGAAGACCCTCGTCGATGTTATATATTACGCATAACATGTTTCGGCTACATCGGGGAAAACCCGAGTAATTGTCTCCCCCTTTTGCATATCCTCCTCTTTAGCTCTCGCCTCTCTCAGATCGTGCGGTGCGATTCGCGGGGGACCATGTCggggaaggcggcggcggcggcggcggcggcgacggcgacggcgacggcggcggcgaagggaGCGTCGGCGTATCCGTGGAGGGAGAAGCTCGCCAAGTACAAGATGGAGCTCGCGAAGGGCGTGTGGGGCTATTGGGAGCTCGGCGCGTGGAAGCCCCTCGCCCTCAGCGCCCGCAAACGCGCTCGGCTTCGTAAAGAAGTGCTTCTCGCCGGAGAGTAATCCACACCCCTTCCCCTTCTCCAAAAAgcttccttttatttttgggtCAGATTAATCGTTTTGTGGAGTAAAAGAGGGGGTTTTTTTGGGGGTTCAGGGAGTGGCCGTACGATCCGCCGAGAGGGGAGATGAGGAACAAGAGGAAAGGGCACAAGTGCGATCGCATTGCTGCGGAGAAGTGAGATTTCGAGCCGATTTTTCCCTTCGATTTTGTCGATTGTGTGTGTTTAGTTTGTTTCTAGGGTTTATTGCTTGGGGGTTCAAAGATCGGGGGTTTTACGGGTTTGCTAATTGGGGGTTTTTTTTGCTCAGGCGGGCGAATACTGCTGAGTTGATGAAGAAGATGCCGGAAATGCTGCTGGATTATAAGGTTTGCTCTCACTTTTCGTTTTCGTTGGTCTTAGTGTAAATTTTCCTTGCATTAATAGCTTGTTTGTTGTACTTCAAATTTGCGAGGAAACAGTAACTAAATGTCCTGGTAGAAAAATTGTTGATTGCAATAGTGATTAGGAGAGATTGATACGAGATATTATGAATAGTAGGATATGTGTGGTGTCTATGTTTTATTTGGAAAAGCTTGAGAAATTATACAGTTCGTTTTCCTAGATGATTATGATACCATCGTTTCGGCTCTAAAATATGGAAGAAGAGTTAACATGCATACCTTCGTTGGAGTCACCACAATGGCCTGAACTTTGTTTACCTTCTCTTTTTATACCTATGCAATTACACCTTGTTTATTTTTGATGTGGAATCCGCTAAATTTCtcaggaaaaaagaagaaatttctAAGTTTAATTTCTCGAAGCTCAAAATATAACTTCTTACGTTGCTTTCAATGTATTGAGTACTGCTTTGGAGTTTAGATGCATAAAACTATGATACCGACAAAGTTTCAGTTTGTTCAGCTGTCGGTATATGGAATGTATATTTTGATATCCTCAGCAAGGAGTGCATAATGCGCTTTTTGTTGATCATTATCAATTTATTGTTTAGTTCAGTCTACATGGGAAAGTTGCTCATGAACCTTGTATCGGTGAATCTTGTACACTAATTGTTCCTTTTCTCCTCTTGTGCTTTGGCTCTTGTCTGTTTATCATCCCCAGTGGTCTCCTGAAGAACCCGACACATTGATATGATAGGAGCTTTTAAGCAGAATTTTACACATTGCTACTCACGCAATATCTCTGCTTCAAAGCCCCTTAAGCAAAACTAGATAGTCTGATATTATGATTTTAATATTCTGAAATTCTTCCTACCACGAATCCGTTTTCTCTTCAATGAAGACCTGTGTCAACTTGTCTTTGTGCCTGTGCATTTTACTTCTGCAGAAACGCAGATGGGAAAAGAAGatgaaagaggaagaaggaaagaGCTAAGCTTATCAACCATTGCGAGCAGATTCAATCCCTCTTGGTAAATTACCTAGACTTTAATGCAGTGAAGTTTTGGAGATGAAAGGAGATTAATGTTGGTTCGATTACGTAATATATGTATGAGACATGAAATTTCACTCATGTTCGTTGATTTGATCTTGGGCACTAATAATCTACCAAAGGCTTGCAGTTGTCTTCTCTTGCTGTGTACTGTAGCTTCCTTGTGATGATCCTGCTTCTTTTGGCATTTTCTGCATGCTAAATGCTGATGATCTTCTACGCCCTATCTAACGACCAGGTATCATCAAAATCGATCGGTCTAATGAACAACCTTTGAAAGGTAAGAGACTGATAGTAGGTTGGCTCTGAAAGGAGTATATGCTTCTTTTGAAGAGTTTGAAATATTCACTTTAGATGGCAAATTAGAGTATTTGCATGGGAAACTAAAAGCATGCATTCAGTCTTTTTGTTATCTCGATTCCTTGTTGTTTTTTCTTAGTGCTCTATCCAATGATAAGACAAAAGAAATTTACATTAAATGGGGTTTTCTGTATTTCCTTTCCATGATTGTGCATGTATGTGCTATTTCAAACTAGTATTTGCAGACAAGAATGTGAAGAGTAGAGTTTGAGGTCAGGAGGAAAAAGAGTTCTTCTGTTAAGTGTTATACGGTTAAAAGATAATATGTGCAAAACTTTGGATTACTGAACTAATGAGGATATCCCACTGACTGTGGTGTGATGCTGCAGTTGGTAAACTTCGTTCTCCTCCAGGACGTCCCGTGTTCTGAATAAGATGTTTGTTATTAAATATGCAGTGAAAGGCAAAGAAACACCATAAACACAATTCGATGTGGGTAACGCTTATGTTGGGTCCCAGGTGAGGCATCCAGTTATGTAGGAAATCTAGCAAAGGCTTGTTCCTTGGGTTGCGGTATGACTATATATAAGTATTGTATATACTGAGAGATACGTAGATAGCAAGAGAGGAGGCTGTGATTAACCAAGTTTGAGCTAGCTGATGTAGATGATGATTACCTGTTCTTTGCTAGCAAATTATTTGCGGTTACCTCGTAGATGATGGCGCGAGCAGCGGCCAAAATCTCTGGGATATGCATGCTTGGCTCCTAATATGTGAAATAAGAGCTCGAGAGAAGAGCCCATGGTAACAAGAAATATCCTTCCTCAAGGATATATAGAAACTAATAAGGCCCCCGCTTTATGTCTCATATGTTAGATTTAGTaggtaat harbors:
- the LOC109728912 gene encoding uncharacterized protein LOC109728912, translated to MSGKAAAAAAAATATATAAAKGASAYPWREKLAKYKMELAKGVWGYWELGAWKPLALSARKRARLRKEVLLAGEEWPYDPPRGEMRNKRKGHKCDRIAAEKRANTAELMKKMPEMLLDYKKRRWEKKMKEEEGKS